The following is a genomic window from Leptolyngbya sp. 'hensonii'.
GCAGTTTCCCTTCCCGGATGTGGCCCAGCGCACCGAAATCTGGCGGCGGGTTTTCCCAAAAGGCACCCCTACCCATGGCATTGTTCCAGAGAAGCTGGGCCAACTCAACGTATCCGGTGGCAATATCCGCAACATTGCCCTCAACGCAGCCTTTCTGGCTGCTGACGCCAATGAATCGGTTACCATGAAGCATCTGCTGGCATCCGCCAAAAGTGAGTACGTGAAGCTGGAACGTCCCTTAACTGATTCTGAAATTCACGGGTGGGTTTAATCGGACACTATAGCAGTTCAAACCTGCCCGTGATGGCATAAACAAAACTATCGTACATCCCATTATCCGGCGCTTCGTCCTGCTGTTGCCGTTGATCGGGACGGGAGGGCACACCTGGAGGCGTCTTCTGGGCAAGTCTTTCACAAATCCGGGCATAGGCTGCGTTGATTTCCTTAAGCCGGATCTCTGCATTACCTCGATCGGGATTGAGATCAGGATGGTATTGATAAACCAGTTGCCGATAAGCAGTCTTAATTTCTTGCTGAGATGCGGCTGGATCAACATCCAGGAGCGCATAGCAAGTTTTGAGATTTAAGTTTGCGATTCCCATAGCACTAAAGTTTTGGCCTACTGAAAAACAGAACTAACTGTCCTCAGGCTATCGAGTGGATGCCAGTTACAACCTCGATCGGGGGGAAGAGTTGTCGGCTTCAGCCCACCTGACTGGAGGCGGAAAAGCATGGAAGAACAGATCAGCCTGCCTGAACAGAAGCTTTCAACAGGCGTTGATGTGCTTGCTGCAGAGGTTACACAAGTTTCTAAACAATAAAATCCCTTTTCAAGGTCTAGGGTAATATAAGGTAACTCTGTTTCTACACAGAGCCCCTGCGGGTGTCCAGTTTACATAGTGCTGACATAGTGCTGACACAGTATTGATTATGGGTCACCAGGTCCACACCCCGAAGAAGTCCCCTGGGATTGCGATCGCCCCACCGATTCAGGGGAAGTTGTCGTCCCGGCCTGTAACCGTCCCGTTGCAGGGGAAACCTCTGCAGAAAGCAGTTCGTCAGCAGAAACCCCTCAGTCTGCAGGCCCAGATCGATCGGGCCACCCGGTTTGGTCATAATCTGAATCAGGTCCAGATTTATCCCTCTGCTCCGGCAGCCATTCAACGTCGGCCTATTTCCCGTTCCAATGCTCACATCTACGTTCAGCGTCAGGTTGTCGAGGAGGAGCGAAAACGGGATGAGGAATCTGAACAGAGACAATTCAAGTCAGACCAGCAACCCATCCAGGGGTTCTTTATCGGCATGATCTTAGGAGCCATTCTGCCTAAGATTCTCAAGCTGCTATTCCCCGACAGTGGCGGCGGCGGTGGCGGCGGTGGCGGTGGTGTCGATAGCGGCGGTGGCGGCGGCGGCGGCGGCGGTGGCGGCCCCGGCGGTACTTCGCGATAAGTTAAGCCTGAATCAATCACCCTGAAGACTCTGTAATTGCCTGCAACTTTAAACTCCCCTCTGCGTGAAGGACTCAACCTATGGACACTCACCTGCATACCCACAAGAAGCTTTCGGCTAGTTCGGCTCCCAGGCTGCACAATGGCTTTGAAAGTCGGCCTTTCGCAACCCAGACGAAGGCAGAAAGTGACAAGCAGCAACCGGACCTGAAAACGCAGTTGAGCAAGGCGGAACGGTTTGGTCACAACCTCAGCCGGGTGCAGGTGCATGCCACTGCCCCTGCGGCTACAACCGTACAGACCAAGTCCCAGGTGGTGGTCCAACGGGAGGAGCAGGAGGGAGAAGAGGAAGAAGGCGCTCAAATGAAGGCTGAACGGGTACTCCATCCCCTCGTGCAACAAAAACGGGGTGACGGTGCCACGGGTAGCAACAGCCCATCGATTCAGCGCGCTGAAGAGGGAGCTGAAGAAGAAAAGGAAGAGGCTCAGATGAAGGCTGATCCAGGGGCTAAGATTCAGCGGAAGGCCGGAAGCACTGCCTCTCTCCCCCCAGCAGTTAAGACCAAGATGGAAGGGTCCTTCGGCACCGATTTTTCGGATGTCAGCATTCAGGAGAGTCCCCAAGCCAAGGCGATCGGAGCCCTAGCATTTACCCAGGGCAACCAGATCCACTTTGCCCCGGGGCAGTATAACCCCCATAGCCAATCGGGGCAGGCCCTGCTGGGCCATGAGTTGACCCATGTGGTGCAGCAACGGGCTGGACGGGTTCCCGTGCCGACCCAAAGCAAAGGAGCCCCAATCAACGCTGACCCAGCCCTGGAGCGGGAAGCGGATGATATGGGAGCAAGGGCCGCTCGGGGAGAACAGGCCATGGTTCCCGGCTCTCCCTTCATGGCCAGAGGGATGACGCAGCGAAAGCCGACTGAGCCGATTCAGAATAGTACCCAACCGGTGCAGTTCTTCCTGCCGATGTTATTGCCCATGCTG
Proteins encoded in this region:
- a CDS encoding DnaJ domain-containing protein, with the translated sequence MGIANLNLKTCYALLDVDPAASQQEIKTAYRQLVYQYHPDLNPDRGNAEIRLKEINAAYARICERLAQKTPPGVPSRPDQRQQQDEAPDNGMYDSFVYAITGRFELL
- a CDS encoding DUF4157 domain-containing protein; this translates as MDTHLHTHKKLSASSAPRLHNGFESRPFATQTKAESDKQQPDLKTQLSKAERFGHNLSRVQVHATAPAATTVQTKSQVVVQREEQEGEEEEGAQMKAERVLHPLVQQKRGDGATGSNSPSIQRAEEGAEEEKEEAQMKADPGAKIQRKAGSTASLPPAVKTKMEGSFGTDFSDVSIQESPQAKAIGALAFTQGNQIHFAPGQYNPHSQSGQALLGHELTHVVQQRAGRVPVPTQSKGAPINADPALEREADDMGARAARGEQAMVPGSPFMARGMTQRKPTEPIQNSTQPVQFFLPMLLPMLMPMIQPMLQPILQQVIGGVFGGGGAGGAGGGAPR